The Cloeon dipterum chromosome 3, ieCloDipt1.1, whole genome shotgun sequence genome includes a region encoding these proteins:
- the LOC135940966 gene encoding uncharacterized protein LOC135940966 has translation MAPLSNIEEHRGKPYLHPRKQPRFRNWDKNVSGVELRHLRSQSLSDEQVIQVSRTEWLLSSEEEGKVYAVERVLQDDEALIDAHNASCEFWGVDDVYNVNEGYCRSCFICCHAYNCDCRDEHPICKHIHKVHAYNEKKLDEQRPHDVQKTIEKDFEILQQIKECIKEEDKIHFCLFVSDFVRKLQENFNLK, from the exons atggcgcctctAAG CAACATAGAGGAACATAGAGGAAAACCATATTTGCATCCGCGGAAACAGCCTCGCTTCAGAAACTGGGACAAAAACGTATCAG GAGTGGAATTGCGGCATTTGCGGAGCCAAAGCCTTTCAGACGAACAGGTGATTCAGGTGTCTCGGACGGAGTGGCTGTTGTCCTCCGAGGAAGAGGGCAAAGTGTACGCCGTGGAAAGGGTTTTGCAGGACGACGAGGCGCTAATCGACGCGCACAACGCGTCTTGCGAATTTTGGGGCGTGGACGACGTCTACAACGTGAATGAAGGCTACTGCAGGTCGTGCTTTATCTGCTGTCATGCGTACAACTGCGACTGTCGCGACGAGCACCCGATTTGCAAGCACATTCACAAGGTGCACGCTTACAATGAGAAA aaattaGACGAGCAGAGACCACACGACGTGCAAAAGACAATTGAAAAGgatttcgaaattttgcagcaaattaAAGAGTGCATTAAAGAAGAGGATAAGATCCATTTTTGTCTATTTGTTAGTGACTTTGTGCgaaaattgcaagaaaatttcaatttaaaataa
- the LOC135939567 gene encoding uncharacterized protein LOC135939567: MDFYSFQFPESCKTAVDKLDFMWVDLNEHLGHCFDLLQHLVDRDINYALQELDSITENIKSMLSILDFWFTNGKGVIRALKKMCWAGEDTKSALAAKRKSVSPLSNRNFVYNPEWWTQTENRSSKLFGSSSEDVLHRYPYLQIENRTETERAKLYGQLFCKFPLVVDTDTVETYFEGVSLDNEFWNELKETSNFECLLDIDEWQHESGILGAVLAMRSRATFMEAALKIPGHLSKVTKKSPMEFFDINFANAKSDLKLSEIIQILDNVVPSEKFSLFHMLDQLEESTKQRLEPRLVLNIFTDLKVVAEILEAKIRYTVLKHISYCYKGLDHDEGELHDFKDWCLVQYLLPCFVASLLDLWENESAKEGVKIWYLKFVYGLIELYEADTPVTTNHTIMQANITYFPLICSYLERNSALLQIFCRKVSDFVTTEMRRGNGKFNHYEHFSLYALVEGVKCKNHCYHIELHDSVALWKFLVLDFFMKVEKTVLGIPTAKLVLNPPLTPLEKDKEMLDLIRVIAFKNVNSVDLHCVDFMQENSSMTDLLHTTIVNFYKRHMTQDDVQCKQRLLGHLTEKIKSEASSLTSSNIFGIIFHIVMRYSEMHGRNYGNFLRNLPIQEQSAQTIFRTTDIAYLDFLQSDDMPILKKIVSDLLGSEFRSVYSLAKIFWNDIYYLAFNDVDEETTKLKSYTPSEFWHFPLHHCWTCGTVSLESKGFVEVKDSAGKSVIYCSIECKEKVEH, from the exons ATGGACTTCTACAGCTTCCAATTTCCAGAGTCGTGCAAAACAGCTGTGGACAAACTGGATTTCATGTGGGTCGATTTAAACGAACACTTGGGACACTGTTTCGACTTACTGCAACACCTCGTGGACAGAGACATAAACTACGCACTACAAGAACTCGACTCGATcacggaaaatattaaatcgaTGCTCTCAATCCTGGACTTTTGGTTCACGAATGGAAAAGGCGTGATTAGAGCTCTTAAGAAGATGTGTTGGGCTGGTGAAGACACCAAAAGCGCATTGGCAGCAAAGAGAAAGAGTGTGTCGCCGCTGAGCAACAGGAATTTCGTCTACAACCCAGAGTGGTGGACACAGACAGAAAATCGCTCGAGCAAACTATTTGGAAGCTCCTCTGAAGACGTTTTGCACCGATATCCATATCTCCAGATTGAGAATCGTACGGAAACAGAAAGGGCAAAACTGTATGGACAACTTTTCTGCAAGTTTCCTTTAGTGGTGGACACTGATACGgttgaaacatattttgaagGTGTTTCGTTGGACAATGAATTTTGGAATGAGCTGAAGGAAACGTCAA acTTTGAATGCTTGCTCGACATTGATGAATGGCAACACGAATCCGGTATTTTGGGAGCAGTGTTAGCCATGAGGAGCAGAGCCACATTCATGGAGGCTGCGCTTAAGATTCCAGGGCACTTGAGCAAAGTTACAAAGAAATCGCCAATGGAGTTTTTCGACATCAACTTTGCAAACGcaaaaagtgatttaaaactatcagaaataattcaaattctcGACAACGTGGTGCCATCAGAAAAGTTTTCCTTATTCCACATGCTGGATCAATTGGAAGAATCTACCAAACAGCGCTTGGAACCAAGATTAgtgctgaatatttttaccgaCCTCAAGGTTGTGGCCGAAATCCTGGAG GCCAAAATTCGATACACGGTACTCAAACACATATCTTACTGCTACAAAGGTCTAGACCACGACGAGGGAGAGCTACATGACTTTAAAGATTGGTGTTTGGTGCAGTACTTGCTGCCTTGCTTTGTGGCCTCTCTGCTCGACCTCTGGGAAAACGAATCGGCGAAGGAGGGTGTGAAGATATGGTACCTGAAGTTTGTGTACGGCCTCATCGAGCTGTATGAAGCCGATACACCTGTAACCACCAACCATACGATCATGCAAGCCAACATAACATATTTTCCTCTCATTTGCTCATACCTCGAAAGGAACAGTGCGTTGTTGCAAATCTTCTGCAGAAAGGTTTCCGATTTTGTTACAACTGAGATGCGCCGCGGCAACGGCAAGTTCAATCACTATGAACATTTCTCGCTCTACGCCCTCGTGGAAGGCGTGAAATGCAAGAACCACTGTTACCATATTGAGCTCCACGATAGCGTCGctctttggaaatttttagtgttagattttttcatgaaaGTCGAAAAAACCGTGCTGGGCATCCCGACTGCAAAGCTGGTGCTTAACCCTCCCCTCACCCCATTGGAGAAGGATAAAGAAATGCTCGACTTGATTAGAGTCATCGCCTTCAAGAACGTAAATTCGGTAGATTTACATTGTGTGGATTTCATGCAGGAAAATTCCAGCATGACCGACCTGTTGCACACCACGattgtgaatttttacaaGAGACATATGACACAAGACGATGTGCAATGTAAGCAGCGTTTACTGGGACACCTcacagagaaaattaaatctgaagcTAGCTCCCTCACTTCTAGTAACATTTTCGGCATCATCTTTCACATTGTCATGCGGTACTCAGAAATGCACGGCCGAAATTAcggaaattttttgagaaatttaccAATTCAGGAGCAATCTGCTCAAACGATATTTCGAACGACGGATATCGCGTACCTAGACTTCCTCCAGTCGGATGACATGCCAATTCTCAAAAAGATTGTTTCCGACCTGCTCGGGTCTGAATTCAGATCTGTGTACAGTCTAGCCAAAATTTTTTGGAATGATATTTACTACTTAGCCTTTAACGATGTCGACGAGGAgacaacaaaattgaaaagttacaCTCCAAGTGAGTTTTGGCACTTCCCTTTGCATCACTGCTGGACGTGCGGAACGGTTTCATTAGAATCTAAAGGATTCGTCGAGGTGAAGGACTCTGCTGGCAAAAGTGTCATCTACTGCTCAATTGAGTGCAAAGAAAAGGTCGAGCATTGA
- the Daao1 gene encoding D-aspartate oxidase has product MGVKRVGILGAGVVGLNTAIQLQNEFPTLDVTIIAEKFNQDTTSDGAAGLFRPSSSFSGPSLEITKKWILDSYRYYDALRITGEGEAGGIFQIPAYIFSNYNEGMVKNHLLETVVPVYRSMTESELEEYPGWKWGAFYKTLIMECREYQPWAIEKITRSGGKFRQAKVNSFSDVEDFDVVINCTGLGAKYLCNDPKLTPIRGQIIKVRAPWVKASYMADFDTYIIPNRNTITLGGCRNYGSYDLSVCPFTKADIQKRCSAVVPSLEKAEFVRDWVGLRPHRDPVRVEAENIQLPSGKNLSVVHNYGHGGYGVTSSPGTAMHAVKLFAEKHAASVGSALSKL; this is encoded by the exons ATGGGAGTGAAACGAGTTGGCATCTTGGGAGCCGGCGTGGTCGGCCTCAACACTGCCATTCAGCTGCAGAATGAGTTTCCCACCTTGGACGTGACCATCATTgcagaaaaattcaaccagGACACCACAAGTGATGGTGCGGCTGGACTTTTCCGTCCGTCATCTTCCTTCAGCGGTCCATCGTTGGAAATcacaaa GAAGTGGATTCTGGATTCATATCGATACTATGACGCTCTGCGTATCACTGGGGAAGGCGAGGCCGGTGGAATCTTCCAAATCCCTGCCtacatattttcaaactaCAACGAAGGAATGGTCAAG aaCCACTTGTTAGAGACCGTGGTGCCTGTCTACCGCTCCATGACGGAGTCCGAGCTCGAGGAGTACCCTGGATGGAAGTGGGGCGCTTTTTACAAAACCCTGATCATGGAGTGCCGAGAGTATCAGCCATGGGCTATTGAAAA AATCACTCGGTCTGGAGGCAAGTTTCGGCAGGCCAAAGTGAACTCGTTCTCAGACGTAGAAGATTTTGACGTGGTCATTAACTGCACTGGTCTGGGTGCCAAGTATCTGTGCAATGACCCAAAACTGACTCCCATCAGAGGacaa ATTATTAAGGTTCGAGCACCGTGGGTGAAGGCGAGCTACATGGCTGACTTTGACACCTACATCATCCCAAACAGAAACACAATCACCCTTGGTGGTTGCAGAAACTACGGTAGCTACGACCTTAGCGTTTGCCCTTTCACCAAGGCTGACATTCAGAAACGCTGTTCTGCTGTTGTCCCGAGCTTGGAAAAGGCCGAGTTCGTGAGGGATTGGGTCGGTCTGCGCCCACACAGGGACCCTGTCCGGGTCGAGGCCGAGAATATTCAACTTCCCTCTGGAAAAAATCTATCG GTTGTGCACAATTACGGCCACGGAGGCTACGGTGTAACCAGCTCGCCTGGAACAGCTATGCACGCAGTGAAACTGTTCGCTGAGAAGCACGCGGCCAGCGTAGGCTCTGCGCTGAGCAAACTCTAG
- the LOC135938967 gene encoding SRSF protein kinase 2-like, which translates to MVLECVCLSVCRASGRGHPYECAAVDPLLPRTGFVASGHRSAANAAMSGKEEDDEQEDAFEYCPGGYHPLTFGEWLNQGRYFCTRKLGWGQFSTVWLAWDNLEKRFVALKVIKSAQQYADVARDEMRLLAEVRRHHSQEGIIGADRVVQMLDSFTLTGPNGNHQCMVFDVLGVTLLKLIAESDYKGIPLTHVKQVIRQVLEGLHYLHAVCGVIHCDIKPENILLATTQDQVRRLAAEAFDLVESGRSLPASFTCSCSLALRRRRSLCFWDKVRYSILGPEDVGLPSHLKDDTDMRRQLLVAADPLGPSSVVIADLGNACYIDNHFSDEIQTRQYRCYEVLIGGEYGPSADIWSVACVAYELATGRFLFSAQANEHGSVTENHLAAIDALLGPVPKHIALSGHLSRRIYMHDGQLRPDLKQVSTSIEKLLMKESGMDATEAGKFSDFLKYLLDLDWKKRPSAYEALQHPWLKN; encoded by the exons ATGGTATTGGAGTGCGtttgtctgtctgtctgtcgGGCGAGCGGGCGCGGGCATCCGTACGAGTGCGCGGCGGTAGATCCGCTTTTGCCACGGACAGGATTCGTGGCCAGCGGGCATCGCTCTGCTGCAAACGCAGCCATGAGCGGCAAGGAAGAGGACGACGAGCAGGAGGACGCCTTCGAGTACTGCCCGGGCGGATACCACCCTTTGACCTTTGGGGAGTGGCTAAACCAGGGACGCTACTTCTGCACCAGGAAGCTCGGCTGGGGACAGTTTTCCACCGTCTGGCTCGCATGGGACAACCTGGAAAAGCGTTTCGTCGCGCTCAAG GTGATCAAAAGTGCGCAGCAATATGCCGACGTTGCCCGGGATGAAATGAGATTGCTGGCGGAAGTAAGGAGGCACCACTCGCAAGAAGGCATAATCGGCGCCGACAGAGTGGTCCAAATGCTGGACAGCTTCACCTTGACGGGACCGAACGGCAATCACCAATGTATGGTCTTCGACGTGCTCGGCGTCACCCTGCTCAAATTGATTGCTGAATCAGACTACAAAGGAATACCGCTGACACAC GTCAAACAAGTGATCCGTCAGGTCCTGGAGGGGCTGCACTACTTGCACGCTGTATGCGGCGTCATCCACTGTGATATTAAACCGGAAAACATCTTGTTGGCAACCACTCAGGACCAAGTGAGGAGACTCGCTGCCGAGGCGTTTGATCTTGTCGAGTCTGGCCGGTCTCTCCCTGCCTCTTTCACGTGCTCCTGCTCCTTGGCACTGAGACGGAGGAGGTCCTTGTGCTTCTGGGACAAAGTCAGATACAGTATCCTTGGTCCAGAG gaTGTGGGACTACCTTCCCACTTGAAGGATGACACTGACATGAGACGGCAGTTGCTGGTTGCAGCCGACCCTCTGGGTCCGTCCAGCGTGGTAATCGCAGACCTAGGCAACGCCTGCTACATCGACAATCACTTCTCAGACGAAATCCAAACGCGCCAGTACCGTTGCTACGAG gttctGATCGGCGGCGAGTACGGGCCCTCCGCGGACATCTGGAGCGTGGCCTGCGTGGCGTACGAGCTGGCCACCGGCCGCTTTCTCTTCTCGGCGCAGGCCAACGAGCACGGCTCGGTGACGGAAAACCACCTTGCCGCCATCGATGCCCTGCTGGGGCCCGTGCCCAAACACATCGCCCTCTCGGGCCACCTCTCCAGACGGATATACATGCACGACGGACAGCTGCGACCTGACCTCAAGCAGGTGTCCACGAGCATTGAAAAGCTGCTGATGAAGGAGTCCGGCATGGACGCGACCGAGGCTGGAAAGTTCAGTGACTTCTTGAAGTACTTGTTGGACCTGGACTGGAAAAAGAGGCCGTCAGCTTATGAAGCTTTGCAACATCCGTGGCTCAAGAACTGA
- the LOC135938966 gene encoding N-acetylneuraminate 9-O-acetyltransferase, with product MNMETESLGGYGKDRTAADFVQQINAKNAKLLACIMVLGFISYHGILHLQYGIDSCKWLLSDGSYKGDTEWQPYGCMMHKYTLTDTRRCFRYLAFLGRHNHFVFVGDSRIRQLYETFLKQLDSNSKTSSLLHEAKLENRAHTDLSFGDAQLRLKVQFIWSPVVNKHMSESFNDWKESGQPPSVIVAGGATWSIKESNGSQVALVEYTKNLTTLVQAIDVMSKRRSRVLWTLQEPVNAAKLFPTRSMITNDQIDLYNKAAIEILQHSKAELWSSSRLVAQGNMDESDDGLHLSPLVLKHDTQILLNMYCNDHMNFNDGTCCSSAESSTTLQIVTFSALGVCLVIALVMGFRMKYQRWRRSHEYSRVQTDENEPVESKDDFTEIMTALGKLAIIMGYFYLCDRTSFFMKENKYFTQVSFWLPVGYVFALGLFFTEDSRYTKVLHRDQTDEWKGWMQLVILVYHMTGASGILPIYMHVRVMVSSYLFLSGYGHFSYFWHRGDASLVRFLQVLFRLNFLTVVLCLIMNRPYQFYYFVPLISFWFLMLYVVLALPPHITSTSADHNPLHYFYLVIKLVGLFSVITILYMSEVFFEKVFVTRPWKALFVTTDDDIHEWWFRWKLDRYSMSFGCVFAFAFLLAQRLNLFDDNNHSNLFSPGIALSATLASLIGIGGYTTFSFLCRNKQECNEIHSYTVFVPIVSYIVLRNVSGVLRTRYSTFFAWFGRIALELFVCQSHVWLAADTHGVLVLLPGYPVLNSLITSFVFVCASHELHSLTKALTPYAVPNDWKLALRNVVLFLMVLVPIGVRDGMF from the exons ATGAACATGGAGACCGAAAGCTTGGGTGGCTACGGCAAGGACAGAACGGCGGCTGACTTCGTGCAGCAGATCAACGCGAAAAACGCCAAGCTGCTCGCGTGCATCATGGTCCTCGGGTTCATCAGCTACCACGGAATTTTGCACCTGCAGTACG GGATCGATTCGTGCAAGTGGTTACTCTCTGATGGAAGCTATAAAGGCGACACGGAGTGGCAGCCGTACGGTTGCATGATGCACAAGTATACTCTGAC GGACACAAGACGTTGTTTTCGGTATCTGGCGTTTCTGGGTCGTCACAACCACTTCGTCTTCGTGGGTGACTCTCGCATCAGGCAGCTGTACGAAACATTCTTGAAGCAGCTGGACAGCAACTCGAAGACTTCCTCTCTTCTGCACGAAGCCAAGCTGGAGAACCGCGCGCACACGGACCTCTCCTTCGGGGATGCCCAGCTGCGGCTGAAGGTGCAGTTCATCTGGAGTCCCGTGGTCAACAAGCACATGTCCGAAAGCTTCAACGACTGGAAGGAGAGTGGCCAGCCTCCAAGCGTGATTGTGGCAGGCGGCGCCACCTGGTCCATCAAGGAGTCAAATGGCTCGCAAGTCGCTCTAGTCGAGTACACGAAAAATCTCACCACATTGGTTCAA GCCATTGATGTCATGTCCAAAAGGCGTTCGAGAGTACTGTGGACCCTGCAGGAACCAGTGAACGCTGCAAAGTTGTTCCCGACCCGGTCGATGATAACGAATGACCAAATTGATCTCTACAATAAGGCAGCTATTGAG ATTCTTCAGCACAGCAAGGCAGAGTTGTGGTCCAGCTCTCGGCTCGTAGCTCAAGGCAACATGGACGAAAGTGACGACGGTCTCCATCTTAGTCCTTTGGTCCTTAAACACGACACACAAATCCTGCTCAACATGTACTGCAACGACCACATGAACTTCAACGACGGCACCTGCTGCAGCTCCGCGGAGAGCTCGACAACTCTGCAGATCGTCACTTTCTCTGCTCTTGGAGTGTG CCTAGTCATAGCACTCGTGATGGGCTTTAGGATGAAGTACCAAAGATGGAGGAGGAGTCACGAGTACTCCAGGGTGCAAACCGACGAAAATGAACCTGTGGAGAGCAAGGACGACTTCACTGAAATTATGACTGCGCTGGGAAAGCTAGCGATTATCATGGGCTACTTTTACTTATGTGACAG GACTAGCTTTTTTATGAAGGAAAACAAGTATTTCACCCAAGTGAGTTTCTGGCTGCCTGTCGGCTACGTTTTTGCCCTCGGTCTGTTCTTCACCGAAGACTCGCGATACACCAAAGTGCTCCACAGGGACCAAACTGACGAGTGGAAAG GCTGGATGCAGTTAGTGATCCTGGTGTACCACATGACCGGCGCCAGTGGCATTTTGCCAATTTACATGCACGTCAGAGTGATGGTCTCGTCCTACCTGTTCCTCTCGGGATACGGCCACTTCAGCTACTTCTGGCACAGAGGCGACGCTAGTTTGGTCAGATTCCTTcag GTCCTGTTCCGGCTAAACTTCTTGACAGTTGTCCTATGCTTGATAATGAACCGGCCATACCAGTTCTACTACTTTGTGCCACTCATCTCTTTCTGGTTCCTCATGCTGTACGTGGTATTGGCCCTTCCACCACACATTACGTCCACCTCAGCTGATCACAATCCACttcactatttttatttggtgatTAAACTGGTCGGCTTGTTTAGCGTGATAACCATCCTCTACATGTCTGAG GTATTTTTCGAGAAAGTATTCGTCACTCGCCCCTGGAAAGCTCTCTTTGTCACCACTGATGATGATATTCACGAATGGTGGTTTCGCTGGAAGCTTGATAGATATAG CATGTCTTTTGGCTGTGTGTTTGCTTTCGCGTTTCTTCTGGCGCAGCGACTCAACCTATTTGACGACAACAATCACAGCAACCTCTTCTCTCCTGGCATCGCCTTGTCCGCCACTCTGGCCTCTCTAATTGGCATCGGAGGGTACACCACATTTTCGTTCCTCTGCCGAAACAAGCAGGAATGCAACGAGATCCACTCTTATACAGTATTTGTTCCA atcGTCAGTTACATCGTTTTGAGAAATGTGTCTGGCGTGCTGCGGACGCGCTACTCGACCTTCTTCGCGTGGTTCGGTCGCATCGCCCTGGAGCTTTTCGTGTGCCAGTCGCACGTGTGGCTGGCCGCGGACACGCACGGCGTGCTGGTCCTGCTGCCAGGCTACCCTGTGCTCAACTCGCTTATCACCAgctttgtgtttgtttgcgcgtcgcacgaactGCACAGCCTGACTAAGGCCCTGACGCCGTACGCCGTGCCCAACGACTGGAAGCTGGCGCTGCGCAACGTGGTGCTCTTCCTCATGGTCCTCGTGCCCATCGGAGTTAGGGACGGCATGTTTTAA